The proteins below are encoded in one region of Antennarius striatus isolate MH-2024 chromosome 7, ASM4005453v1, whole genome shotgun sequence:
- the LOC137599256 gene encoding hydroxylysine kinase-like, which produces MSEEHPQPKFSQSQVVELMKRLYRLTPSEMNSLPSYCDQNFYVMTSEGDEYVLKIMNSDDSKNPTLIDVQTSLMSFLHQNKFPTPTALPTISGQLMSLEEKDCGYGCKKYLVRLLTYLPGTLISKVPLTPQLLYETGKMAAKMDEILQEFKHPDLSVLQREQFIWSLSNIPFLEAYIYVLDGHPLQAALKSVIHQYKSSVIPNHSNFRKGIVHGDLNDLNILVQPCESDGYKISGILDFGDLSSGYFIYELAITIAYMMVHHQTPIEVGGPMLAGWENVFPLNKSEKDCLYVLVLSRFCQSIVYAHYFVIQNPENEEYLMVTAKKAVHAFRHLLELGKEEAEKVWFQTAAQFNDRKQET; this is translated from the exons ATGTCAGAGGAACATCCCCAGCCCAAATTCAGCCAGTCTCAGGTGGTTGAGCTCATGAAGAGGCTCTACAGGCTGACACCATCAGAAATGAATTCGCTGCCAAGCTACTGTGACCAGAACTTCTACGTGATGACCAGCGAGGGGGATGAATACGTCCTGAAAATAATGAACTCAGATGACAGCAAGAACCCTACCCTGATTGATGTTCAGACATCTCTCATGTCTTTCCTGCATCAGAATAAATTTCCTACCCCAACAGCTCTGCCCACCATCTCTGGACAGTTAATGAGCCTGGAAGAAAAAG ACTGTGGCTACGGATGTAAGAAGTACCTGGTGCGATTGTTGACTTATTTGCCTGGAACCTTAATTTCCAAGGTTCCTTTAACACCACAGTTACTCTATGAAACCGGCAAGATGGCAGCCAAAATGGACGAAATCCTGCAGGAG TTCAAACACCCCGATCTTAGTGTGTTGCAGAGGGAGCAATTTATTTGGAGTCTGTCCAATATTCCCTTCCTGGAGGCATATATTTATGTCTTAGATGGACACCCTCTTCAGGCGGCTTTGAAGTCAGTCATTCATCAGTACAAATCCTCTGTGATCCCAAATCACTCCAATTTCCGCAAGG GCATTGTCCATGGTGACCTAAATGACTTGAATATACTTGTACAGCCTTGTGAGAGTGATGGCTACAAAATTTCTGGCATTCTTGACTTCGGGGATTTGAGCAGTGGCTACTTTATCTATGAGCTAGCCATCACCATCGCCTACATGATGGTTCACCACCAAACACCCATAGAAGTGGGAGGACCCATGCTTGCAGGATGGGAAAATGTCTTTCCTCTTAACAAGTCAGAAAAGGATTGtctctatgtgctggtgctgtCCCGCTTTTGCCAGTCAATAGTTTATGCTCATTACTTTGTGATCCAGAATCCAGAAAATGAGGAATATCTGATGGTGACTGCCAAGAAAGCTGTCCATGCTTTCCGTCATCTTTTGGAGCTAGGgaaggaggaggcagagaaagTATGGTTTCAGACTGCTGCTCAATTCAATGATAGAAAGCAAGAAACATAA